The sequence below is a genomic window from Myxococcus xanthus.
AGCAGCGCCAGGTTGTCCGCCAGGGCGCGGCGCGGCTGGTGTCTGCCGAAGAAGAGCCAGGACCAGGCGGCGTTGCATCCCATCTGGATGCCCCACCAGGCCAGGGCCTGGGAGCGGGCCGCGCCCGCGGGCGCCGTCCATACACGCCAACCAGAAAGGGCGATGAGGCCATACAGCACCGTCCATACCGGACCGAAGACCTTCGGTGGCGGCTGGAACGAGGGCTTGTGCAGACGCCGGTACCAGCGCGTGTCCGCCGAGCTGACGCGAGCGCCCAGGGCCGCCGCGCCCAACGTCAGAGCGCCGAAGACGCCCAGCGCCACCACGGACTCCTTGCGCAGCGTGGGGTTGAGCGCCGTGCGCCGCACCGGGTCAGGCATGTTTCGCGTCGTCGGCTCCAGCGTCCAGTCCATCCGCGTCCTCCCTTGGCGGAGCACCCGCCAGTGTCGGGTGGAAGGTGGTACCGACGCCTCCCAGCCGCCACCCCGGCTGGCGCCGGTGTACAAGGCGGCTTCCCCTCGTTGACGAAGAGGCGTCTCATGGCGAGCGCAGAGGAAATCCTGAGCTTCTGGTTCGGGCAGCCACGTGAGCGGTGGTTCCTGCGGGACGAAGCCTTCGATGATGAATGCCGGCGCCGCTTCCTGCCCGCCGTCGAGCGCGCCGCCGAGGGCGAGTTGGACGACTGGCGGGACGAGCCTCGCAGCTGCGTGGCCCTGCTCCTGCTGTTGGACCAGTTCCCGCGCAATCTCTTCCGCGGCACGCCCCAGGCCTTCGCCTCGGACGCGCGGGCGCGCGAGGTGGCCCGGCACGGATTGGCGCGAGGCCTGGACATGGCCCTGCCGCCGCTGTGGCGGTGGTTCATGTACCTGCCCTTCGAGCACAGCGAGTCCGTCAACGACCAGCGGCTGTCAGTGGCCCTCTTCGAGGTGCTCGCGCTGTATCACTCGGACAGCCGGGCAGCGCTCGACTACGCCCGGCAACACCGGGACGTCATCCAGCGCTTCGGCCGCTTCCCGCATCGCAACGTGACGCTGGGACGTCCGACGACTCCGGAGGAAACCGTCTTCCTCCAGGAGCCGGGCTCGTCGTTTTGAGCATTACATCCGCGGCCAGCCAGCCACGCACCCAGAGGAGGTGCTGCACCTCCGAATCCAGCGCGAGCTGGAAGCGGTCCGCCAGCGTGGCATGGCCCAGGTCGCGGGCCAGCTCGATATGTCAGTGAGGCCAGGGAGGGGTGACGTCAGAGGCTCCAGTGGCCCGCCCGGATGCCTGCTGGGGCACCCACTGAAATCTCGGGTTTCTCCGTGAGTACACGGCCGACACGCCCGGACATGCGAGGTGACTGCCCATGCCCCTGCCGCTGGGGTAGTGTCCACTCCAGCACGCTTCGCAAGAGGGGGACGTGGCAGGCGAGCGCTGGAAGACGGTCCGTTCACGGTGGCAGAACCACTGGCGGCTGATGCTGGGCGTGGCGGTGCTGGCCACCACGCTGGCCGCCGTCTGCCTTCACTTCGACGCGAAGCTGGGCGGCCTGCTGGAGGAAGCGGAGCGCACCGCGTACGACACCGTCGTCACGCGATTCACCGCGCGACGCGAGGTGTCATCCCAGGTGGTGCTGGTCACCATCGACCAGCCAAGCCTGGAGCGCATCCGCGCCAACGAACAGTACGCGCTCAACTTCGGAAGCTGGCCCTACAGCCGCAACCTCTGGGCGCGCGTGGTGGAACAGTTGGAAGCCGAGGGTGCTCGGGCCATCGTGTTCGACGCCGTCATGGACGAGCGCGGCACGGACGAGTCCATGGACCTGGCCTTCGCGCAGGTGCTCCAGGAGACGTCCATCCCCTTCTACCTGGGGGTCTCCACCCACGCGAACGCGCCGCTGCTGCCCCCCGCTGACTTCGGCGCGGCGGTGGCGGTGGACCGCCCCACTCAGGAGGAGGACACCTTCCCGGAGGAAGCCGGCGCGGAAACGTTCGAGGACGGCGCCCTGGAGGCGGTCCTTCCCTCCGCTTCTCCGGAGCAGCTTGCCCGGGCCATCGCGTTTCCGGTGCGCGCGAACGGCCGGACGCTGCCCGCGCTGGATTACGCGACGTCCTCGGGGGAGCGGCTCCCCAGCCACCCGGTACCGCCCATTCCCGTGCTGGTGGGCGCGGTGGATGGCTTCGGGCTGGTGGAGCCGGAGTCGGACGCCGACGGTTTCATGCGCCGCACGCGCTTCGTTTATTCGGATGGTCCCAATGCCTTCGCGACGCTGCCGGTGCGCGTGGCCGCGGGCCTGTTGGGCGCCAGCGCCATTGAGTTCTCCGGGCGCACGCTGCGCCTGGGCTCGCGCACCTACGCCGTGGATGCGGATGGCAGCGCTGGCATCGACTTCGGCGGGCAGTTGCATGACCGCTTCACGAGCGTTCCGCTTATCTCCGTGCTCGACGCATGGGTGCACCGGGGACAGGGCCAACCCACGGGGCTGCCGCCGGACGTCTTCCGCGGCAAGGTGGTCATCATTGGCGGCAACGCGGTGGGCCTCAACGACGTCAAGGCCACGTCCTTCTCGTCGCATGAGCCCGGCGTGGTGAAACAGGCGGCGGTGCTGGACACACTCCTGGGCAACGGCCGCTTCATCACCCGCGCACCGCTGGGGGTGAGTCTGGCGCTCGTCTTCGCGGTGGCCTTCGTGTCGGTGGTACTGCTGATGACGACGCGCTGGACGCCGCTGGAGATTGCGTGGCCGCTGGGGCTCTACGCCGGCATGAGCTGGGTGACGGGCCCCGCCCTTGGACTGACGAACACCTACGTGCTCACCGCCCTGCCCGCGCTGGCGGGCGTGCTGGCCAGCGTCAGTGCGGTGGCCTTCAACCACCTGGTGGCCAACGAGGAGGCGGCTTTCATCCGGCAGGCCTTCAGCCGCTTCATGGAGCCCAAGCTGGTGGAGCAGATGATTGCCCAGCGCGAGCTGCCTCGGCTGGATGGGGAGAATGTCGAAATCACCGCCTTCTTCAGCGACATCCGAGGCTTCTCCACCTTCAGCGAGCGCTTCAAGGACGACCCGCGCAACCTGGTGCGCCTGCTCAATACGTATCTGACGCGGGTGAGCGCGGCGCTGCTGAAGGAAGGTGGGTGCCTGGACAAGTACATCGGTGACGCCGTGGTGTGTCTCTTCGGCGCGCCGATGCGACAGGCGGACCACGCACTGCGCGGCTGCAAGGGCGCGCTCGCGGCGAAGGCGGCGGTGGACCGGCTGCGCGACGAGTTCCGCGCCCAGGGGCTGCCGGACATGTACACACGCATCGGCGTCAACACCGCGGTCAACTTCGTGGGCAACTTCGGCAGCGAGCAGCTCTTCAGCTACACCGCGATTGGCGACGGGATGAACCTGGCCGCGCGGCTGGAGGGCGCGAACAAGGCCTATGGCTCCGTCATCATGATTGGCCCGCGCACGTACGAGCTGGCGCGCGAGCACATCGAGGTGCGGGAACTGGACCGGGTGCGCGTGGCGGGCAAGACGGAGGCCGTCACCGTGTACGAATTGCTCGCGCTCAAGGGCGGGCTGGACGCGCGCAAGCGGAAGACGGTGGAGCGATACCACGCGGCGCTGGCGCTCTACCGCGCGGCGCGGTTCGAGGAAGCAGCAGCGGTGCTGAATGCGCGCCGCGCGGAGGACCCGGAGGACGGGCCCACGCAGGCGTTGCTGGAGCGCTGTCAACGATATGTGAAGGCGCCGCCGCAGGACTTCGACGGCGTGGCGAACCTGGACAAGTGAGCGGTGCGGAAAGGAGTCGGGGAGACATGGGGATGAAGACGCGGGTGGCGTGGACCACCGCCCTGCTGGCGCTGGCGATTCCGGCGGGAGCGTCGGCCGTGAAGGTCGGCGAGCCGCTGTACGTGAAGGCGAAGAACACGCGCGTACAGGTGAGCCCGTCCGGCTCGGACAACGCCGTGGCGGTGCTCCAGCCCGGAGAGCGGGTGACGTGGGGCGGCGCGGATGCGAAGCACAAGCAGTGGCACCGGGTGACCACGGCCACCGGGAAGAAGGGTTTCGTGTTCCAGACGAACCTGTCCACCACGCCGCCCAACATGGAGCTGGTGACGCAAGGGAATGGCACCCAGCAGGTGGATCCGAAGAAGTTCGTCGCCAGTGGCGCCGCGGTGAAGGCGCTCAGTCCCGGCGCGGAGCAGTACGGCAAGGACAAGGGCGGCGACCACGGCAAGGCCGTGCAGGACATCAAGGCGCTGGAGGCGCTGGCGAAGTCCGTGTCCACGGCGGACATCGCCGCGCACGTGACGGCGGCGGGGCTCTTCCCGGTGGTGGGCGCCAGCGACACGGTCGCGAAGGCCGGGACGAACAAGCGGAGCGGCAACCGATGATGCGAACGGGCTGGAAGGTGCTCGCGTTGGTGGGTCTGGGCGCGCTGACGGCGTCCTGCAAGGGCTTCAATGCGTCCTCACTCACCCGGGGTGAGAACATCCTGGGGAAGCTGAGCGCCGCGTCCGCGGAAGCCAAGACGTGCAAGAAGCTGCGCGCCGCCCCCAGCGTGCAGGAGGAGTACGCCCTGGGCGGCGCGCTGGCCATCAACTTCGTGCGGCGGGGTGGCGGGCTGCTACTGGACGGCCCCAACGACGCGCTCCACCGCTACGTCAACGTCGTGGGGAAGAACCTGGCGGCGCAATCCGCGCGGCCCACGCTCGAGTGGACCTTCGGCGTGCTCCAGGACACGTCCCAGTTCAACGCGATGTCCGCGCCCGGCGGCTACGTCTTCGTCACCCGGAAGCTGCTCCAGGGACTGGAGAACGAAGGACAACTGGCCGGCGTGCTGGCGCACGAAATCGCCCACGTCACGCTCAAGCACGCCATCCACCAGTACGGCGACGCGAAGGTGAAGACGTGCGAGCTGGTCACCTACGGCGAGGCCGTGCTCTCCCCCACCGCGGTGAAGGTGCTCTCCGCGGGCCGCAACGGCGACGGGACGCTGGATTTGGACCAGGACCCGGGCCTGCTGGGCCACCTGAGCGAGAAGACCATCGACCTCATCGACAAGGGGAACGCCAAGGAGCAGGAGCTGGAGGCGGACCGGATCGCCGTCGAGCTGATGCTCTCCGCGGGCTACACGCCGGACGACTACCTCGCCCTGCTGGCCAAGACGAAGGACGGGGGCAGCACCTTCGCCAACCACCCGGGGAAGGACGAGCGCCGGCGCAACATCCTCGCGCACGTCCAGGCACTGAAACAGCCGGCTGGCGCCTTCAGTGGACTGGCCACCGAAGGGCTCCGCTCGCCGCCGCTCAGCCCCGCCTTCGCCGCCGTGCGCGGTGGAAACAACCCACGCGGCGTGGCGAAGGACGGGAAGTAGCCAGGCGGCTTCAGCGCACCGTGGCCTGACTCAGGGCCCGGTGCACCGACTCCAGGGCCTTGCGCGCCTCGAGCAACTCGGCGCGCTCGGCGGTGAGCGAGGCCACCTGCTGAGCCAGCACGTCGCGCTCTCCCTGGAGTGCTTCCACCGCGCGGTGCAGCGACGTGGACTCGTCCTTGGCGGACTCCAGCTCACCGGCGAGCCGCTCCTCCTCGGCCAGGCTGTCCACCAGGGACTGCTTGCCGCGGGCGACCTCTTCTTCCAGGGCCTCGCGCTCCTTGGCAGCGGCCTGAAGCGCCTGCCGCGTCTCCTGGAGCGACAGCAGCGCCTCGTCGCGCTCGCCCTCCAGCGCGGACAGCTCGCGCTCCAGGTCGGCCAGCAGCTTCACCCGGCCCTCCATCTCCGAGGACAGGCGGCGCGCCTCGTCCATGCGCAGGCGGGCCTCTTCCGTGGCCTTCTCCGCCTGACGGCGCGACACCTCCAGGTCCTGCGTGAGGGAGAGGTTGAGCGCCTTCACCTTCACCAGCTCCGCCTGGAGGTGGGTGATGCGCTCCACGGCGCGCTGACCCGCCTCCGCCACGGTGGCGGGCAGCGGCTCCGGGCGCGGATTCTCCCGCACCGCCTTGAGCCGGGCCTTCAGTCGCTCACGGCGGGCCGAGGAGTCCTGCCCGTCCTCGCGCGGCGGGGCCGGCCGCTGCACCTCCACCTCGGTGGGCGGCGCTTCGACACGGGCCACCGGCTCCGCGACGGTGGCGGTGACGTGCGGCATGGACACGGGAGCCGAGGCCTGCGTCATGGGGTGCGCCTCCGGAGGAGGACTGACGGCGTCGAAGTGCAGCGCAGGAGGCGGCGCGGCGAAGGTGACGGGCCCGGCGTGCGGCTCGGTGTCGAGCAACGCCTCCGCCTCCGGCGGAGCCCCGTACGTCACGGGCACGTCGGCGACCGCTTCGGGCTCCGGCGGCGGCTCCTCGTAGACGGGCGCGTCGTCCGGCTCGCGCAGGGCGGCGTCCATGGCCTGGGCGGCGCTGGGGCGCGGGGTGCGGGCGCGCTCGATGCGGGCGCGTACCTCGGCGGAGAGGTCGGGGGCCTCGGCGACGGGCTCGGGGGTCGCTTCGGCCTCGGGCTCGGGAGGCGTGGGCTCGACGGGGTCGACGAGGCCCGTCAGCGCGCCCAGGCGGAGGCGCGGCTTGGCGCGGGACACGTTCTGTTCAAAGGCTTTCTTCATGGTTCTCAGCCGGCCTGCTGGGTGCCCTTCGTCTGGGCGACGGCTGCCGCGGCCACCAGCCGGGGCAGGATGTTGTCAATCATGGCCTGGATGTCGTTGGCCCCCTTGGACGAGGGGTCCGCGACGAACACCGGCCGCCCCTCGCTGGAGGCCTGCGCGAACTTGGTGCACTGCCGGATGATGGTGGGCAGCAGGAACTCCGGATAGTGCGTCTGGAGCGCCTCCAGCGCCTCCTTCGCCAGCTTGAAGGTGGCGTTGAAGGAGTTGACCACGATGAAGACGTGGTCGAGCACGTGGTTCAGGTCCTCCTCCAGGCTCTGCACCGTTTCGAACAGCAGCTTGAGGCCGTGGAAGGACAGGAAGTCCGCGAGCACGGGGACGAACAAGTCGTTCGCCGCCATCAGCGCGTTGAGGTTGAGCAGGCCGAAGGACGGCGGCGCGTCGAAGACGACGACGTCGTACTGGGCCTCCACGTCCTTGAGGGCGTTGCGCAGCTTGAATTCGCGGCCGGCCATGGGCATCAGCGCGAGGTCCACCGTGGACATGGTCAGGTTGGACGGGACGAAGTCCAGGTTGGGCAGCGAGGACTTCTGGATGACCTTGGCCAGGGGTGTCTTGCGGACGAGGACGTCCAGGAGCGTCTTCTCGAAGTCCTCGCCCTCGTAGCCCAGGCACTTGGTGGCGTGGCCCTGGCTGTCGAGGTCGATGAGCAGCACCGCGTAGCCCAGCTCCGCCAGGCGCCAGGCGTAGGACGTGGACAGCGACGTCTTGCCGGTGCCACCCTTGAAGTTCAGGAAGAGCTGGCGGCGGTGGCCCAGCCGCGCCGGGAAACGGTCGAGCGTGGTGCGCAGCTCCCAGATGTCGTCCGGCGTGTAGGCGTCCTTCCGCGATTCCTCCGGAATCTGCTTCGGGGACACGCCGAGCATCTCGGCGACCTGCTTGGAGCTGTACGTCGGCGCTTCCATGGACGACCCTTCGAAAGACGTGCGGGACGGCTACCTTGCCTCAAGCGGCGAAGTATTTGTGCCCCCTTCGAATCACCGCTCCCCGTGCGGACAACAGAGTGAGCGCCTCCTGGGCGAGCTCCGAGGGCGCCGAGAGCGCGACCGCCAGCTCGACGAGCGAGCGGCCTCGGACGGCGACGCGGACCTCGGCCAGCATCTGCGAGCAGAGGGATTCCACCGGTGACGCACTGGGGCGCGAGGGGGCCGCCGGACGGGACGGCCCTGCGGCGGCAGCGGGAACACGCGGCGCGGGGGCGGCCTGCCCGGGCACCGCGCCCATGGCCACCAAGGCCGCTTGGACGGGGGACAGGCGAGCAGCCGGAGCGCGCGGAGCCTGCGCGGGACTGGAATGGCTTGGGGTGACCTGCGGAGCTGGCGCAGGCGGACGCTGCACGGGAGCGGCGGCCTGTGGCGGCGGCGCGGGCGAACGCTGCACCGGAGTGGCGGCCTGAGGAGTTGGCGCAGGCGGACGCTGCACGGGAGCAACGGCCTGTGGCGTTGGCGCGGGCGTCGGAGCCACCGGCGCTCCCACGGGGCCTGCTCGCCCCTGCACAGGCCCCACCGGACCAGCGCCCTGCGCGAGGCCCACGGTGACGGCCTGCCGATTCGCAGCCCCCACGGCGGCGACCGCATGAGCGGGCTGCTCGACCGCCGCCACCGGCGCCTGAACCACCGCGGCGACAGCCACTGCCGGCGCGACCGCCTGCACCGAAGCCACCACCGGACGAGGCTGCTCCAGCCGCGCCCGCACAGGCTTCACAGGCAACGTCGCCAGTCGGCGAATCTCCCGGCGGCGGTGGGTCTCGTCCAGGTCCACGACCGAGGACACGTCCTGCCCCAGGATGCGCGACAGACTCTGCGCGGCCGCCTTGCGAACGCGCTGCTCACGGTCACCCAAGGCGCCCAGCAGCAGCGTGCGCGCGTTCTCCCCAGCGCCAGCTCCGAGCGCCAGCGCGGCCAGCGCGCGCGCCTCCGGATCCGCGTCGTGGATGGCTTCCTCGCCCAGCCGCCGCGCCGTCTCCCCTTCCAGGCCCAGCGCCAGCAGCGACGCGCGGCGGCGCACCGAGCGGTCCGGGTCCTTCATCGCCTGCGCCAGATGCGGCGCCGCGTCCTTCGGCGCCAGCGTCAGGAGCGCCTTGAGCGCCGCGATGCGCACCTCCGGCACCGGGGACGCGAGCAGCGGCGACACCACCGACGCGCCCTCTTCCTGGCACAGCGACGCGAAGGCCTGGAGCAGCGCCACCTGCGCCGTCGGATCCGTCTCCGCATGCAGCGCCGACGCCAGCGCGGGCGCGGCGGCCGGCTGTGACAGCGCCTTCAATCGCTCCGCGGCACGCACTCGGGCCGCGCCATCCTGCGCGGACAGCTCGCGGATGGAGAACCCGAACAACGTCTCATCCGTCGGCCCACCGAAACCCGCGTGCGAGGACAGCTCCGCGTGCTGCGCCGCGCTCACGCCCAACCGTCCCGCCTGCAGGAAGCGCTGCGCCTCACGCGCCACCGGAGACAGGCCGTCGCCCCCGACGACAGCGGCCACGGGCGGCTCGCTCACCGGCGCCGGCGTCACGGGGACACTGGCCGCCGTCTCACGCAGCGGCACCGGCGAGCGCCGCGTGGGGACCACCAGCCCGCGGGCCACCGGACCCGCCTCACCGCGCAGCAGCACCTCGCTGCGAAGCTGGGAGATGAACGACGCCAGGTCGAGCCCCAGGTCGTCGTCCTCGTCGTCGCGCTCCTGGGCGGTGGCGCGGATGCGCCCCACGTCCAGCAGCTTGTCCATCATCTGGTTCCGCTCGCCGCGCAGGGCCTGGTTGAGCCGGGCCAGTTCCTCGCGTTCGGCCTGGAGCCGACCCACGCGGACCTCCAGCTCCGCGACCTCACGGCGCAGGCCCAGCTCGCGCTGGTGCGTCTCCGCGACCTCGCGCTTGAGGTGCTCCATCTCATCGCGCGTCGAAGCCAGCTCGCTGTGGAGCTGTTGGGCACGCGCCTCGAAGTAGACGATCTTTTCGAGTGCGCTCTTGAGCAGCGCGTCCGGACGCTCGTCGCTCACGACCTCAACAGCCTCCCCGCGAGGCACGCGGCGCGGCCTGCGGATCCGAGTCACCGGGGGTTTGCACCGGATTCCCGGTACCTACCGGGGGGCCCACCCTACGTCAGACGTCCTCACTTCGTAAACCACGGAAACACCAGGGCTTTTTTCAACGCGTCCCGGGCCGTCATTGACAACACCGCGCAGGCCGAATTTTCGGCTTCCGCGCGCACGAGGGGGCCGCGAGAGACACGCCCGTCTCAAGGGGTTGAAGCGCTCGATTCCGGACGCTCCAGCAGGCCCTCCCGGAAGCCCCGGAATGTCAGACCCCACTCGTAATCTGTGTTCCACGAGGCAGCCAACGGCCGTCACTTCTCCCCGGAGCCTCTCCGCCTGGATGCGGGGGGACGAAGCCCTCTTTTCGACAGGTTTTCCGCACGCCATGGAACAACGACTGGCAACCCTCATTGGAAACGCGGTCCGCGCGGCGCGACAACGGCTGGAGCTGACCCAGGCTGACGTGGCCGAGCGCGTTGGCATCGCCACCGAGGTGTATGGCCGCCTGGAGCGCGGCCACATGCTCCCCAGCGTCCGCACGTTGCGCAAGCTGTGCCTGGTGCTCAACTGCTCGTCGGACGTGCTCTTGGGAATGGCGGGCGTGGAAGGCGCGCCCACGCTGGCGGAGGATCCGCCGGAATACCGCGAGCGCCCGGAAGTCCGCCGGCTGCTGCGCACGGTGCGCAAGCTGGACGCACCGCGTCTTCGCCTGTTGGGGCAGGTGGCGAACGCGCTCGAGACGTAGCGATACAGCGGAGACCCGGCCGGGGCGGTGGAGACCCTGGCTGGGACCTGAAGGGTGGTGAGGGGCCGGACGGATTGCGCCCTGGCGCAAGCGCTTGGCGCGTGGAGTGAAGCAGCCGCTGCTGGGGGGGCGTACTGAATGCTTCATGACCCCCGCCCGCCCCCCGCCCCCTTCAGCCGACCTGCCGCAGCTCGCAGTTCATGCGTTGTGGTGGGGGTGGTTCCCAGCCTTCATCTTGAGCTGGGACGCGCTTCCCTGGGTGGGGCGGCTGGCCATGTGCCTGCTGGGCTGGGCCATCTGCTTCTGGAACTACGCCGTCCTGCACAACCACATGCACGTGTCCATCGCACGGCCTCCGCTGGCGCACTGGGTGGTGTCCCGTTCGCTGGGCATGGCGTGTGGGTTCCCCTACCGGGGCTACTTCATCCACCACTTCAACCACCACCGG
It includes:
- a CDS encoding ParA family protein, translated to MEAPTYSSKQVAEMLGVSPKQIPEESRKDAYTPDDIWELRTTLDRFPARLGHRRQLFLNFKGGTGKTSLSTSYAWRLAELGYAVLLIDLDSQGHATKCLGYEGEDFEKTLLDVLVRKTPLAKVIQKSSLPNLDFVPSNLTMSTVDLALMPMAGREFKLRNALKDVEAQYDVVVFDAPPSFGLLNLNALMAANDLFVPVLADFLSFHGLKLLFETVQSLEEDLNHVLDHVFIVVNSFNATFKLAKEALEALQTHYPEFLLPTIIRQCTKFAQASSEGRPVFVADPSSKGANDIQAMIDNILPRLVAAAAVAQTKGTQQAG
- a CDS encoding SH3 domain-containing protein produces the protein MGMKTRVAWTTALLALAIPAGASAVKVGEPLYVKAKNTRVQVSPSGSDNAVAVLQPGERVTWGGADAKHKQWHRVTTATGKKGFVFQTNLSTTPPNMELVTQGNGTQQVDPKKFVASGAAVKALSPGAEQYGKDKGGDHGKAVQDIKALEALAKSVSTADIAAHVTAAGLFPVVGASDTVAKAGTNKRSGNR
- a CDS encoding HEAT repeat domain-containing protein codes for the protein MSDERPDALLKSALEKIVYFEARAQQLHSELASTRDEMEHLKREVAETHQRELGLRREVAELEVRVGRLQAEREELARLNQALRGERNQMMDKLLDVGRIRATAQERDDEDDDLGLDLASFISQLRSEVLLRGEAGPVARGLVVPTRRSPVPLRETAASVPVTPAPVSEPPVAAVVGGDGLSPVAREAQRFLQAGRLGVSAAQHAELSSHAGFGGPTDETLFGFSIRELSAQDGAARVRAAERLKALSQPAAAPALASALHAETDPTAQVALLQAFASLCQEEGASVVSPLLASPVPEVRIAALKALLTLAPKDAAPHLAQAMKDPDRSVRRRASLLALGLEGETARRLGEEAIHDADPEARALAALALGAGAGENARTLLLGALGDREQRVRKAAAQSLSRILGQDVSSVVDLDETHRRREIRRLATLPVKPVRARLEQPRPVVASVQAVAPAVAVAAVVQAPVAAVEQPAHAVAAVGAANRQAVTVGLAQGAGPVGPVQGRAGPVGAPVAPTPAPTPQAVAPVQRPPAPTPQAATPVQRSPAPPPQAAAPVQRPPAPAPQVTPSHSSPAQAPRAPAARLSPVQAALVAMGAVPGQAAPAPRVPAAAAGPSRPAAPSRPSASPVESLCSQMLAEVRVAVRGRSLVELAVALSAPSELAQEALTLLSARGAVIRRGHKYFAA
- a CDS encoding TspO/MBR family protein; its protein translation is MLRQGRTRMDWTLEPTTRNMPDPVRRTALNPTLRKESVVALGVFGALTLGAAALGARVSSADTRWYRRLHKPSFQPPPKVFGPVWTVLYGLIALSGWRVWTAPAGAARSQALAWWGIQMGCNAAWSWLFFGRHQPRRALADNLALLASVTAYVAVTKDVDRPAAWMVVPYLGWVGFANVLNAEIVRLNP
- a CDS encoding helix-turn-helix transcriptional regulator; this translates as MEQRLATLIGNAVRAARQRLELTQADVAERVGIATEVYGRLERGHMLPSVRTLRKLCLVLNCSSDVLLGMAGVEGAPTLAEDPPEYRERPEVRRLLRTVRKLDAPRLRLLGQVANALET
- a CDS encoding CHASE2 domain-containing protein, which translates into the protein MAGERWKTVRSRWQNHWRLMLGVAVLATTLAAVCLHFDAKLGGLLEEAERTAYDTVVTRFTARREVSSQVVLVTIDQPSLERIRANEQYALNFGSWPYSRNLWARVVEQLEAEGARAIVFDAVMDERGTDESMDLAFAQVLQETSIPFYLGVSTHANAPLLPPADFGAAVAVDRPTQEEDTFPEEAGAETFEDGALEAVLPSASPEQLARAIAFPVRANGRTLPALDYATSSGERLPSHPVPPIPVLVGAVDGFGLVEPESDADGFMRRTRFVYSDGPNAFATLPVRVAAGLLGASAIEFSGRTLRLGSRTYAVDADGSAGIDFGGQLHDRFTSVPLISVLDAWVHRGQGQPTGLPPDVFRGKVVIIGGNAVGLNDVKATSFSSHEPGVVKQAAVLDTLLGNGRFITRAPLGVSLALVFAVAFVSVVLLMTTRWTPLEIAWPLGLYAGMSWVTGPALGLTNTYVLTALPALAGVLASVSAVAFNHLVANEEAAFIRQAFSRFMEPKLVEQMIAQRELPRLDGENVEITAFFSDIRGFSTFSERFKDDPRNLVRLLNTYLTRVSAALLKEGGCLDKYIGDAVVCLFGAPMRQADHALRGCKGALAAKAAVDRLRDEFRAQGLPDMYTRIGVNTAVNFVGNFGSEQLFSYTAIGDGMNLAARLEGANKAYGSVIMIGPRTYELAREHIEVRELDRVRVAGKTEAVTVYELLALKGGLDARKRKTVERYHAALALYRAARFEEAAAVLNARRAEDPEDGPTQALLERCQRYVKAPPQDFDGVANLDK
- a CDS encoding DUF924 family protein, producing the protein MASAEEILSFWFGQPRERWFLRDEAFDDECRRRFLPAVERAAEGELDDWRDEPRSCVALLLLLDQFPRNLFRGTPQAFASDARAREVARHGLARGLDMALPPLWRWFMYLPFEHSESVNDQRLSVALFEVLALYHSDSRAALDYARQHRDVIQRFGRFPHRNVTLGRPTTPEETVFLQEPGSSF
- a CDS encoding M48 family metalloprotease, whose amino-acid sequence is MMRTGWKVLALVGLGALTASCKGFNASSLTRGENILGKLSAASAEAKTCKKLRAAPSVQEEYALGGALAINFVRRGGGLLLDGPNDALHRYVNVVGKNLAAQSARPTLEWTFGVLQDTSQFNAMSAPGGYVFVTRKLLQGLENEGQLAGVLAHEIAHVTLKHAIHQYGDAKVKTCELVTYGEAVLSPTAVKVLSAGRNGDGTLDLDQDPGLLGHLSEKTIDLIDKGNAKEQELEADRIAVELMLSAGYTPDDYLALLAKTKDGGSTFANHPGKDERRRNILAHVQALKQPAGAFSGLATEGLRSPPLSPAFAAVRGGNNPRGVAKDGK